A single Xylanimonas cellulosilytica DSM 15894 DNA region contains:
- a CDS encoding MazG-like family protein — protein sequence MTSDAARDLVAISAWLDAHNGTRDPEAITWARIAKVSEEHGEAVAAFIGATGQNPRKGVTHTLDDVVDELLDVAVTALGAVEHLRGNRGEALDLLAAKIARVADRTRHAPAVSPTAHPTAPTP from the coding sequence ATGACCTCCGACGCCGCCCGCGACCTCGTCGCGATCTCCGCCTGGCTCGACGCGCACAACGGCACCCGCGACCCCGAGGCGATCACGTGGGCACGCATCGCCAAGGTCTCCGAGGAGCACGGCGAGGCGGTGGCGGCGTTCATCGGCGCCACCGGCCAGAACCCGCGCAAGGGCGTCACCCACACGCTCGACGACGTCGTCGACGAGCTGCTCGACGTCGCCGTGACGGCCCTCGGCGCGGTCGAGCACCTGCGCGGCAACCGCGGCGAGGCCCTCGACCTGCTGGCCGCGAAGATCGCCCGCGTCGCTGACCGCACGCGCCACGCCCCGGCTGTCAGCCCGACGGCGCACCCCACTGCGCCGACCCCCTGA
- a CDS encoding PKD domain-containing protein, whose product MTELECPPEAVALEGLWTSVWETENDRYGPWHALNRGSCLVAADLRAEAQFAFEVLTIPAPEPSIQPTQWALVNVHSPVSVTTPVQRFDVELLGIPVVLEATATTFTWNFGDGSAPLTTQDPGRAWHEGDPIPDESWVGHTWTRKGTYPVTMTTTWQGRFALAGTDAWEDVDGDVTTTSTVGPIQVLEARSQLVDGTLG is encoded by the coding sequence ATGACCGAACTGGAGTGCCCGCCGGAGGCCGTCGCACTGGAGGGTCTGTGGACCTCGGTCTGGGAGACGGAGAATGATCGGTACGGCCCGTGGCACGCCCTCAACAGAGGCTCGTGCCTGGTGGCCGCCGACCTTCGCGCCGAGGCGCAGTTCGCGTTCGAGGTGCTGACGATCCCCGCGCCGGAACCGTCGATCCAGCCCACCCAGTGGGCCCTCGTCAACGTCCACTCACCCGTGTCCGTCACGACGCCTGTCCAGCGCTTCGACGTCGAGCTGCTCGGCATACCGGTCGTGCTGGAGGCGACAGCGACAACCTTCACCTGGAACTTCGGCGACGGCTCCGCTCCCCTCACCACCCAGGATCCCGGCCGTGCGTGGCACGAGGGCGACCCCATCCCCGACGAGTCGTGGGTCGGCCACACCTGGACGCGGAAGGGCACCTACCCCGTGACGATGACGACCACCTGGCAGGGCAGATTCGCCCTCGCCGGCACGGACGCCTGGGAGGACGTCGACGGCGACGTCACCACCACGTCGACGGTCGGCCCCATCCAGGTCCTCGAGGCACGCTCCCAGCTCGTCGACGGCACCCTCGGCTGA
- a CDS encoding DUF6318 family protein: MHRSRLVTGIAVVAFLLVAGCSGPDDDVQDPPTPTATASPSASPSPSPSPTPSPTSTREPEPEPGPDFERTDEVGAQAAAKYFLDLYGYMIRTGDEDRFTAVSWLQTCTFCARAIESTREIHAEATVVEGTEESVEILKVYEFDEFGGGYPIDIRITETDGFSFDADGVLIHTEQGGSVDSRIELLHDGATWRLANLVRLEDIK, translated from the coding sequence GTGCATCGATCGAGGCTTGTCACCGGCATCGCCGTCGTCGCGTTCTTGCTGGTCGCCGGGTGTAGTGGACCCGACGACGACGTACAGGATCCGCCCACGCCGACTGCGACGGCGTCCCCATCGGCTTCTCCATCACCGTCGCCTTCGCCGACGCCGTCCCCCACGTCCACACGGGAACCGGAGCCTGAGCCCGGGCCAGACTTCGAGCGAACCGACGAGGTCGGCGCCCAGGCCGCGGCCAAGTACTTCCTTGACCTGTACGGGTACATGATCCGCACTGGTGACGAAGACCGGTTCACCGCCGTCTCGTGGTTGCAGACCTGCACGTTCTGTGCACGGGCCATCGAGTCCACTCGCGAGATTCACGCGGAAGCCACGGTTGTCGAAGGAACAGAAGAGTCCGTCGAGATTCTCAAGGTCTACGAGTTTGACGAGTTTGGCGGCGGATACCCGATCGACATCAGAATCACGGAGACCGACGGATTCTCATTCGACGCAGATGGCGTTCTGATCCACACCGAGCAGGGGGGATCAGTGGACTCCCGAATCGAGCTGCTCCATGACGGCGCAACATGGAGACTGGCCAACCTCGTGAGGCTGGAAGACATCAAGTGA
- the whiA gene encoding DNA-binding protein WhiA yields MALTAQVKNELARLRVTRTSCRKAEVSAMLRFSGGLHIISGRVVVEAELDTEAAAARLRIAIAELYGQQSDLIVVQAGGLRKHHRYVVRVVRDGESLARQTGLLDQRGRPVRGLAPEVVAAGVPEAEAVWRGAFLAHGSLTEPGRSMALEVTCPGPEAALALVGAARRVGVHAKSREVRGVDRVVVRDGEAIGELLRRMGATTTLDIWEERRARREVRGTANRLANFDDANLRRSARAAVAAGARVQRAFEILGDEVPEHLREAGELRLAHKEASLEELGQLADPQLSKDAVAGRIRRLLSTADKRAMELGIPDTEADLSPDLLDL; encoded by the coding sequence ATGGCGCTCACCGCACAGGTCAAGAACGAGCTCGCGCGGCTGCGCGTGACCCGCACCTCCTGCCGCAAGGCGGAGGTCTCCGCGATGCTGCGGTTCTCCGGCGGGCTGCACATCATCTCGGGCCGCGTCGTCGTCGAGGCCGAGCTCGACACCGAGGCCGCGGCCGCCCGCCTGCGGATCGCGATCGCTGAGCTGTACGGGCAGCAGAGCGACCTCATCGTGGTGCAGGCCGGCGGGCTGCGGAAGCACCACCGGTACGTGGTCCGCGTGGTGCGCGACGGCGAGTCGCTCGCCCGGCAGACCGGCCTGCTCGACCAGCGCGGGCGGCCCGTGCGCGGCCTGGCTCCCGAGGTGGTCGCGGCCGGCGTGCCGGAGGCCGAGGCCGTGTGGCGCGGCGCGTTCCTCGCGCACGGCTCCCTGACGGAGCCGGGCCGCTCCATGGCCCTCGAGGTGACCTGCCCGGGCCCCGAGGCCGCGCTCGCGCTCGTCGGCGCCGCACGCCGCGTCGGCGTGCACGCCAAGTCCCGCGAGGTCCGCGGCGTCGACCGCGTCGTCGTGCGCGACGGCGAGGCGATCGGCGAGCTGCTGCGCCGCATGGGCGCGACGACGACGCTCGACATCTGGGAGGAGCGGCGTGCCCGGCGGGAGGTGCGCGGCACCGCCAACCGGCTGGCGAACTTCGACGACGCGAACCTGCGGCGCTCGGCCCGTGCGGCGGTCGCGGCGGGCGCACGCGTGCAGCGGGCGTTCGAGATCCTCGGCGACGAGGTGCCCGAGCACCTGCGCGAGGCGGGCGAGCTGCGGCTCGCGCACAAGGAGGCGTCGCTGGAGGAGCTGGGCCAGCTCGCCGACCCGCAGCTGTCCAAGGACGCCGTCGCCGGCCGCATCCGGCGGCTGCTGTCGACGGCGGACAAGCGCGCCATGGAGCTCGGCATCCCCGACACGGAGGCCGACCTGAGCCCCGACCTCCTCGACCTCTGA
- a CDS encoding OsmC family protein, with protein sequence MTVQHDFEVTLNWSDATGTDSFSGFTRNHEVDGEHKLAAIAASAPEWLRGDKSRYSSGDLFLAAIASSHMLRFLEVASQVGLAVVAYDDDVVGNADLGSRGDGRIVDVTLRPRLTVQPGVHATEAEVARLHERAQSMSIISRSVSVEIRVEPGTLTILDDVA encoded by the coding sequence ATGACGGTCCAGCACGACTTCGAGGTGACGCTGAACTGGTCCGACGCGACGGGGACGGACAGTTTCAGCGGCTTCACGCGTAACCACGAGGTCGACGGCGAGCACAAGCTCGCGGCGATCGCCGCTTCCGCGCCGGAGTGGCTGCGGGGCGACAAGAGCCGGTACAGCTCGGGCGACCTGTTCCTCGCCGCGATCGCCTCCAGCCACATGCTCCGCTTCCTGGAGGTGGCCTCGCAGGTCGGCCTGGCCGTGGTGGCGTACGACGACGACGTGGTGGGCAACGCCGACCTCGGCTCCCGCGGCGACGGCCGGATCGTGGACGTGACGCTGCGGCCGCGCCTGACCGTCCAGCCCGGGGTCCACGCCACCGAGGCGGAGGTGGCCCGCCTGCACGAGCGCGCCCAGTCGATGAGCATCATCAGCAGGTCGGTCTCCGTGGAGATCCGGGTCGAGCCCGGCACCCTGACGATCCTCGACGACGTCGCGTAG
- a CDS encoding YciI family protein produces the protein MPVFAVTYEYSPDSARLGELRPEHRAFLSGLHDAGSVIVSGPLPADDGGAGGALILIEADDADAVATLLDTDPFRREGLIAERTVRDWLPVIGSLGR, from the coding sequence ATGCCCGTCTTCGCCGTCACCTACGAGTACTCCCCCGACTCCGCCCGCCTCGGCGAGCTCAGGCCCGAGCACCGCGCCTTCCTCTCCGGGCTGCACGACGCCGGTTCCGTCATCGTCTCTGGACCGCTGCCCGCCGACGACGGCGGTGCGGGCGGCGCGCTGATCCTGATCGAGGCCGACGACGCCGACGCCGTCGCGACCCTGCTCGACACCGACCCGTTCCGCCGTGAAGGGCTCATCGCGGAACGCACCGTCCGCGATTGGCTCCCGGTCATCGGGTCCCTCGGTCGGTGA
- the uvrA gene encoding excinuclease ABC subunit UvrA has protein sequence MSNRLVISGAREHNLKNVSLDLPRDRLIVFTGLSGSGKSSLAFDTIFAEGQRRYVESLSAYARQFLGQMDKPDVDFIEGLSPAVSIDQKSTNRNPRSTVGTITEVYDYLRLLFARAGTQHCPVCGERVQSQTPQQIVDKLLELPEGTRYQVLAPVVRGRKGEYADLFKELQTQGFARARVDGEVVQLTSPPTLEKKLKHDIEVVVDRLVARDGVQRRLTDSVETALRLAGGLLMIELVDADMDDLGRVRKFSEKRSCPNDHPLALDEIEPRTFSFNAPYGACPECTGIGFRLEVDPELVVPDVDKTLREGAIAPWSLTSSEYFERVLTALADELSFSMDVPWRALPERARESILFGRNHQVHVRYKNRWGRERQYSTGFEGAVTFLERRHTETESEWSKEKYEAYMREVPCPVCEGARLKPEVLAVKVGGRSIWDITKMSIDDAAKFLGQLELGVRERQIAAEVLKEINARLGFLLDVGLDYLSLERPAGTLSGGEAQRIRLATQIGSGLVGVLYVLDEPSIGLHQRDNRRLIETLTRLRDLGNTLIVVEHDEDTIRTADWIVDVGPGAGEHGGHIVHSGDYAGLLASADSMTGAYLSGRRQIGVPAVRRPIDKDRQVRVVGARENNLRGIDVDFPLGVLTAVTGVSGSGKSTLVNSILYTVMANQLNGARQVAGRHTRVTGLEHLDKVVHVDQGPIGRTPRSNPATYTGVWDHVRKLFAETEEAKVRGYGPGRFSFNVKGGRCEACSGDGTLKIEMNFLPDVYVPCEVCHGARYNRETLEVHFKGKTVADVLAMPIEEAAEFFAAVPAIARHMKTLVDVGLGYVRLGQPAPTLSGGEAQRVKLASELQRRSTGRTVYVLDEPTTGLHFEDIRKLLGVLQSLVEKGNSVIVIEHNLDVIKSSDWVIDMGPEGGSGGGMVVAQGTPEQVAVVPESHTGRFLADALAAHPPVEQPKRARAKARTKVA, from the coding sequence GTGAGCAACCGCCTTGTCATCTCCGGCGCCCGCGAGCACAACCTCAAGAACGTGAGCCTCGATCTGCCGCGCGACCGGCTCATCGTGTTCACGGGCCTGTCCGGCTCCGGGAAGTCCTCGCTCGCGTTCGACACCATCTTCGCCGAGGGTCAGCGCCGCTACGTCGAGTCGCTGTCCGCGTACGCCCGCCAGTTCCTCGGGCAGATGGACAAGCCCGACGTCGACTTCATCGAGGGCCTGTCCCCGGCGGTCTCCATCGACCAGAAGTCCACCAACCGCAACCCGCGGTCCACGGTCGGCACCATCACCGAGGTCTACGACTACCTGCGCCTGCTGTTCGCGCGCGCCGGCACCCAGCACTGCCCCGTGTGCGGCGAGCGGGTGCAGTCCCAGACACCGCAGCAGATCGTCGACAAGCTGCTCGAGCTGCCCGAGGGCACCCGGTACCAGGTGCTCGCCCCCGTCGTCCGCGGCCGCAAGGGTGAGTACGCCGACCTGTTCAAGGAGCTGCAGACGCAGGGCTTCGCGCGTGCCCGCGTCGACGGCGAGGTCGTCCAGCTCACCAGCCCGCCCACGCTGGAGAAGAAGCTCAAGCACGACATCGAGGTGGTGGTCGACCGTCTCGTCGCACGCGACGGCGTCCAGCGCCGCCTCACCGACTCCGTCGAGACCGCCCTGCGGCTCGCCGGGGGCCTGCTCATGATCGAGCTGGTCGACGCCGACATGGATGACCTGGGCCGCGTCCGCAAGTTCTCCGAGAAGCGTTCGTGCCCCAACGACCACCCGCTCGCGCTCGACGAGATCGAGCCGCGCACCTTCTCCTTCAACGCCCCCTACGGCGCCTGCCCCGAGTGCACCGGCATCGGCTTCCGCCTCGAGGTGGACCCCGAGCTCGTGGTGCCCGACGTCGACAAGACGCTGCGCGAGGGCGCCATCGCCCCCTGGTCGCTGACGTCGTCGGAGTACTTCGAGCGCGTGCTCACGGCGCTCGCCGACGAGCTGAGCTTCTCCATGGACGTCCCGTGGCGCGCCCTGCCCGAGCGGGCGCGCGAGTCGATCCTGTTCGGCCGCAACCACCAGGTGCACGTGCGCTACAAGAACCGCTGGGGGCGTGAGCGGCAGTACTCGACGGGGTTCGAGGGTGCCGTCACGTTCCTGGAGCGGCGGCACACCGAGACCGAGTCGGAGTGGTCGAAGGAGAAGTACGAGGCCTACATGCGCGAGGTCCCATGCCCCGTCTGCGAGGGCGCCCGCCTCAAGCCCGAGGTCCTCGCCGTCAAGGTGGGCGGCCGGTCCATCTGGGACATCACCAAGATGTCCATCGACGACGCCGCGAAGTTCCTCGGCCAGCTCGAGCTCGGCGTGCGCGAGCGGCAGATCGCCGCCGAGGTGCTCAAGGAGATCAACGCCCGCCTCGGCTTCCTGCTCGACGTCGGCCTCGACTATCTCTCGCTCGAACGCCCGGCCGGCACGCTGTCGGGCGGGGAGGCGCAGCGCATCCGGCTCGCCACCCAGATCGGCTCGGGGCTCGTCGGCGTGCTGTACGTGCTCGACGAGCCGTCCATCGGCCTGCACCAGCGCGACAACCGCCGCCTCATCGAGACCCTCACCCGGCTGCGCGACCTCGGCAACACGCTCATCGTCGTCGAGCACGACGAGGACACCATCCGCACCGCCGACTGGATCGTCGACGTCGGACCGGGCGCGGGGGAGCACGGCGGGCACATCGTCCACTCGGGCGACTACGCGGGCCTGCTCGCGAGCGCCGACTCGATGACGGGCGCGTACCTGTCCGGGCGCCGCCAGATCGGCGTCCCGGCGGTGCGCCGCCCGATCGACAAGGACCGGCAGGTCCGTGTGGTGGGTGCCCGTGAGAACAACCTGCGCGGCATCGACGTCGACTTCCCGCTGGGCGTGCTCACCGCCGTGACGGGGGTGAGCGGCTCGGGCAAGTCCACGCTGGTCAACTCGATCCTCTACACGGTCATGGCGAACCAGCTCAACGGGGCGCGGCAGGTCGCCGGGCGGCACACGCGGGTGACCGGCCTGGAGCACCTGGACAAGGTGGTGCACGTCGATCAGGGCCCGATCGGCCGCACCCCGCGCTCGAACCCGGCGACGTACACGGGCGTGTGGGACCACGTGCGCAAGCTGTTCGCCGAGACGGAGGAGGCGAAGGTGCGCGGCTATGGGCCGGGCCGCTTCTCCTTCAACGTCAAGGGCGGCCGCTGCGAGGCGTGCTCGGGCGACGGCACGCTCAAGATCGAGATGAACTTCCTGCCGGACGTGTACGTGCCGTGCGAGGTCTGCCACGGGGCGCGCTACAACCGCGAGACCCTCGAGGTGCACTTCAAGGGCAAGACGGTCGCGGACGTGCTCGCCATGCCGATCGAGGAGGCGGCGGAGTTCTTCGCGGCCGTCCCCGCGATCGCCCGGCACATGAAGACGCTCGTCGACGTCGGCCTCGGCTACGTGCGCCTCGGCCAGCCCGCGCCGACCCTGAGCGGCGGCGAGGCGCAGCGCGTCAAGCTCGCCTCCGAGCTGCAGCGTCGCTCGACCGGCCGCACCGTCTACGTGCTCGACGAGCCCACCACGGGGCTGCACTTCGAGGACATCCGCAAGCTGCTCGGCGTGCTGCAGTCGCTCGTCGAGAAGGGCAACTCCGTCATCGTCATCGAGCACAACCTCGACGTCATCAAGTCCTCGGACTGGGTGATCGACATGGGGCCTGAGGGCGGCTCGGGTGGTGGCATGGTCGTCGCGCAGGGCACGCCCGAGCAGGTGGCGGTGGTCCCGGAGAGCCACACGGGCCGGTTCCTCGCGGACGCGCTCGCGGCGCACCCGCCGGTCGAGCAGCCCAAGCGGGCCCGGGCGAAGGCGCGCACCAAGGTGGCCTGA
- the rapZ gene encoding RNase adapter RapZ: protein MTEKTRPPTVPQGVPAVEAATRAPDRKEPEVLVITGMSGAGRTRAASVLEDLDWFVVDNLPPMMIVPLVDLMTRAGSAVERLAVVVDVRGRQYFSELAGALGHLRAAGVQYRILFLDASDEELVRRFEAVRRPHPLQGDGRILDGIADERRALSTLAERADTVIDTTNLSVHDLAREVRAAVADGAPEALRVNVVAFGFKYGLPLDADHVVDVRFLANPYWITELRHLTGRDAPVRDYVLSRPGARLFVDRYVATLEPVLTGYLHEEKRYATIAVGCTGGKHRSVAVAEEIAHRLRAQGLRVTVTARDLGKE from the coding sequence ATGACGGAGAAGACACGCCCGCCCACCGTCCCGCAGGGTGTCCCCGCCGTCGAGGCCGCCACCCGCGCGCCCGACCGCAAGGAACCCGAGGTCCTCGTCATCACCGGCATGTCCGGCGCCGGACGCACCCGCGCCGCCAGCGTGCTCGAAGACCTCGACTGGTTCGTCGTCGACAACCTGCCGCCCATGATGATCGTCCCGCTCGTCGACCTCATGACCCGCGCGGGCTCCGCCGTCGAACGCCTCGCCGTCGTCGTCGACGTGCGCGGGCGGCAGTACTTCTCCGAGCTCGCCGGCGCCCTCGGGCACCTGCGCGCCGCAGGCGTCCAGTACCGGATCCTCTTCCTCGACGCGTCCGACGAGGAGCTCGTGCGCCGCTTCGAGGCCGTGCGCCGCCCGCACCCGCTGCAGGGCGACGGCCGCATCCTCGACGGCATCGCCGACGAGCGCCGCGCCCTGTCCACCCTCGCCGAGCGCGCCGACACCGTCATCGACACCACCAACCTGTCCGTGCACGACCTCGCCCGCGAGGTGCGCGCCGCCGTCGCCGACGGCGCCCCCGAGGCGCTGCGCGTCAACGTCGTCGCCTTCGGCTTCAAGTACGGCCTGCCGCTCGACGCCGACCACGTCGTCGACGTGCGCTTCCTCGCCAACCCCTACTGGATCACCGAGCTGCGCCACCTCACGGGCCGCGACGCCCCCGTGCGCGACTACGTCCTCTCACGTCCCGGCGCGCGCCTCTTCGTCGACCGCTACGTCGCCACGCTCGAACCCGTGCTCACCGGGTACCTGCACGAGGAGAAGCGGTACGCGACCATCGCCGTCGGCTGCACCGGCGGCAAGCACCGCTCCGTGGCCGTCGCCGAGGAGATCGCCCACCGCCTGCGCGCACAAGGGCTCCGCGTCACCGTCACCGCCCGCGACCTGGGCAAGGAGTAG
- a CDS encoding gluconeogenesis factor YvcK family protein: protein MGVPSTKPAVVALGGGHGLSASLRALRHVSDRLTAVVTVADDGGSSGRLREELGVLPPGDLRMALAALTDDSDWGRTWSAVLQHRFHTDGPLDNHAVGNLLITALWELLGDTVTGLDWVGKLLGARGRVLPMASVPLVVEADVRADDGPCTVIGQVNVATAAGRIEQLRLHPADPPACPEAVAAVRAADWVVLGPGSWYSSVLVHLLVPELSAALHETSARRCVTLNLSPDAETSGLTAVDLLDALHHHAPGLRIDAVLADPSAVEDVGAAEEAAVRLGARLVMRQVALGDGTAQHDALRLAAAYRDVFDGVLGDVTPGD, encoded by the coding sequence GTGGGCGTACCTTCCACCAAGCCCGCGGTGGTCGCGCTGGGCGGCGGGCACGGGCTGTCCGCCAGCCTGCGCGCCCTGCGCCACGTCTCCGACCGGCTCACCGCCGTCGTCACCGTCGCCGACGACGGCGGGTCGTCGGGCCGGCTGCGCGAGGAGCTCGGCGTGCTCCCGCCCGGCGACCTGCGCATGGCGCTCGCGGCCCTGACCGACGACTCCGACTGGGGGCGCACGTGGTCGGCCGTGCTCCAGCACCGGTTCCACACCGACGGACCGCTGGACAACCACGCCGTGGGCAACCTGCTCATCACCGCCCTGTGGGAACTGCTCGGCGACACCGTGACCGGCCTGGACTGGGTGGGCAAGCTCCTGGGCGCGCGGGGGCGGGTGCTGCCCATGGCGTCGGTGCCGCTCGTCGTCGAGGCGGACGTGCGCGCCGACGACGGCCCCTGCACCGTCATCGGGCAGGTCAACGTGGCCACGGCCGCCGGACGGATCGAGCAGCTCCGGCTGCATCCGGCGGACCCGCCCGCGTGCCCCGAGGCCGTGGCCGCCGTCCGGGCGGCCGACTGGGTCGTGCTCGGGCCCGGCTCCTGGTACTCCTCGGTGCTCGTGCACCTGCTGGTCCCCGAGCTCTCCGCCGCGCTGCACGAGACCTCCGCGCGCCGCTGCGTGACGCTCAACCTGTCGCCCGACGCCGAGACGTCGGGGCTGACCGCCGTCGACCTGCTGGACGCGCTGCACCACCACGCGCCGGGCCTGCGGATCGACGCGGTGCTGGCCGACCCGTCGGCGGTCGAGGACGTGGGCGCGGCCGAGGAGGCCGCGGTGCGGTTGGGCGCCAGGCTGGTGATGCGACAGGTGGCGCTCGGCGACGGCACCGCCCAGCACGACGCGCTGCGCCTCGCCGCCGCCTACCGTGACGTGTTCGACGGCGTCCTCGGCGACGTCACCCCTGGCGACTGA
- the uvrC gene encoding excinuclease ABC subunit UvrC, with protein MPDPATYRPAPGEIPTSPGVYRFRDPHGRVIYVGKAKNLRSRLSNYFQDLANLHSRTQTMVTTAASVEWTVVGTEVEALALEYSWIKQFDPRFNVKYRDDKSYPFLAVTMADDFPRAQVMRGAKRPGTRYFGPYGHAWAIRETLDLLLRVFPIRTCSAGVFKRAAQSGRPCLLGYIDKCSAPCVGRISPADHKALAEDFCAFMAGDTQRFVRRIEKQMRDAAANMEYEQAARLRDDVQALQRALEKNAVVLGDATDADIFALVGDELEAAVQVFHVRGGRVRGQRGWVVEKVEDITDGELVEHLLQQVYGGDAEASVPREVLVPVLPPDPQQVTAWLAGLRGSRVDVRVPQRGDKRELAETVRKNAEHALMLHRTRRAGDLTTRSQALRELQEALDLDTAPLRIECYDVSHTQGTYQSASMVVFEDGLPRKGEYRSFSIRGPEGDGARDDTAAMYEVITRRFRRYLADRARSGELELDLESGEVDPQEEPAETKKRFAYPPNLVVVDGGPPQVAAAQRALDDLGVTDVALCGLAKRLEEVWVAHDDYPVILERSSEGLYLLQRARDEAHRFAITQHRKRRSKGMTVSALDGVPGLGPARQKALLTHFGSVKRLRAASVEEIASVRGMGTTTAQAVVAALAAPQTPPTAPDADPAGILAP; from the coding sequence ATGCCCGATCCCGCCACGTACCGTCCGGCGCCGGGGGAGATCCCGACCTCGCCAGGGGTGTACCGGTTCCGGGACCCGCACGGGCGCGTCATCTACGTCGGCAAGGCGAAGAATCTGCGCTCGCGCCTGTCGAACTACTTCCAGGACCTGGCCAACCTGCACTCGCGCACCCAGACGATGGTCACCACGGCCGCGTCCGTCGAGTGGACGGTCGTGGGCACCGAGGTGGAGGCGCTGGCCCTCGAGTACTCGTGGATCAAGCAGTTCGACCCGCGGTTCAACGTCAAGTACCGGGACGACAAGTCGTACCCGTTCCTGGCCGTCACGATGGCGGACGATTTCCCGCGCGCCCAGGTGATGCGCGGGGCCAAGCGGCCCGGGACGCGGTACTTCGGCCCCTACGGCCACGCGTGGGCGATCCGCGAGACCCTCGACCTGCTGCTGCGCGTCTTCCCGATCCGCACCTGCTCGGCCGGCGTGTTCAAGCGCGCGGCGCAGTCGGGCCGCCCCTGCCTGCTCGGGTACATCGACAAGTGCTCGGCACCGTGCGTGGGCCGCATCAGCCCGGCGGACCACAAGGCGCTGGCCGAGGACTTCTGCGCCTTCATGGCCGGGGACACGCAGCGGTTCGTCCGCCGGATCGAGAAGCAGATGCGGGACGCCGCGGCGAACATGGAGTACGAGCAGGCCGCCCGCCTGCGCGACGACGTCCAGGCCCTGCAGCGCGCGCTGGAGAAGAACGCCGTCGTGCTCGGCGACGCCACGGACGCCGACATCTTCGCCCTCGTCGGCGACGAGCTGGAGGCCGCCGTCCAGGTGTTCCACGTGCGCGGCGGCCGCGTCCGCGGCCAGCGCGGCTGGGTCGTGGAGAAGGTCGAGGACATCACGGACGGCGAGCTCGTCGAGCACCTGCTCCAGCAGGTCTACGGCGGCGACGCGGAAGCATCCGTCCCGCGCGAGGTGCTGGTCCCCGTGCTCCCGCCGGACCCGCAGCAGGTCACGGCGTGGCTCGCCGGGCTGCGCGGCTCCCGCGTCGACGTGCGCGTGCCGCAGCGCGGCGACAAGCGCGAGCTCGCCGAGACCGTCCGCAAGAACGCCGAGCACGCCCTGATGCTGCACCGCACCCGCCGCGCCGGGGACCTCACCACCCGCAGCCAGGCGCTGCGCGAGCTGCAGGAGGCGCTCGACCTCGACACCGCCCCGCTGCGCATCGAGTGCTACGACGTCTCCCACACGCAAGGCACCTACCAGTCCGCGTCCATGGTGGTGTTCGAGGACGGGCTGCCCCGCAAGGGCGAGTACCGCTCCTTCAGCATCCGCGGCCCGGAGGGCGACGGCGCCCGCGACGACACCGCCGCCATGTACGAGGTCATCACGCGGCGCTTCCGCCGCTACCTGGCCGACCGCGCCCGCTCCGGCGAGCTCGAGCTGGACCTGGAGTCGGGGGAGGTCGACCCGCAGGAAGAGCCCGCCGAGACCAAGAAGCGGTTCGCCTACCCGCCGAACCTCGTCGTCGTCGACGGCGGGCCGCCGCAGGTCGCCGCGGCCCAGCGGGCGCTCGACGACCTCGGCGTCACCGACGTCGCCCTGTGCGGGCTCGCCAAGCGCCTGGAGGAGGTCTGGGTGGCGCACGACGACTACCCGGTCATCCTCGAACGCTCCTCCGAGGGCCTCTACCTGCTGCAGCGCGCCCGCGACGAGGCCCACCGGTTCGCGATCACCCAGCACCGCAAGCGGCGCTCCAAGGGAATGACGGTCTCCGCGCTCGACGGCGTCCCCGGCCTCGGCCCGGCACGGCAAAAGGCGCTGCTCACGCACTTCGGCTCCGTCAAGCGGCTGCGCGCCGCCTCCGTCGAGGAGATCGCCTCCGTCCGCGGCATGGGGACGACGACGGCGCAGGCGGTCGTGGCGGCCCTCGCCGCGCCGCAGACCCCGCCCACCGCACCCGACGCCGACCCGGCTGGCATCCTGGCCCCATGA
- a CDS encoding toxin, whose product MTAPRRLRVVGTSGAGKTTFARAVAARLGLAHLELDELFWDSGWTFRAPDDVDRRLAEFLAADGADGWVACGNWASKLDGRFGDYDALVWLDYSRARVMARVIWRTLVRVVTRRELWHGNRERLANLFSRDPEDNIVLWSWTSFADNRERYAEQAATDPRVVRLRSPREARHWLDALG is encoded by the coding sequence GTGACGGCGCCCCGTCGCCTCCGCGTCGTCGGGACCTCCGGTGCAGGCAAGACGACGTTTGCCCGCGCCGTCGCGGCGCGGCTCGGGCTCGCGCACCTCGAGCTGGACGAGCTGTTCTGGGACTCCGGCTGGACGTTCCGTGCGCCCGACGACGTAGACCGTCGCCTCGCCGAGTTCCTCGCTGCCGACGGCGCGGACGGCTGGGTGGCGTGCGGCAACTGGGCCTCGAAGCTGGACGGCCGCTTCGGTGACTACGACGCGCTGGTGTGGCTCGACTACTCGCGGGCCCGTGTGATGGCCCGCGTCATCTGGCGGACGCTCGTGCGCGTCGTGACCCGCCGCGAACTGTGGCACGGCAACCGCGAACGCCTCGCCAACCTCTTCTCCCGCGACCCGGAGGACAACATCGTGCTCTGGTCCTGGACCTCGTTCGCGGACAACCGGGAACGGTACGCCGAGCAGGCCGCGACCGATCCGCGGGTGGTACGGCTGCGCTCCCCGCGCGAGGCGCGGCACTGGCTGGACGCCCTCGGCTGA